Sequence from the Mytilus galloprovincialis chromosome 13, xbMytGall1.hap1.1, whole genome shotgun sequence genome:
GTTTACTTGGGATGTTGGCAAAGTATTGAGCTATTTAGAATCTCTGTACCCGTTACAAGATTTGGATTTAAAAATGTTAACTCTCAAATGTGTTGCTTTAATTGCTCTAGCATCTGCTCAAAGATCACAAACACTTGCAAGTCTTAATTTAAACTCTGTTCTCAGTACAGGCACATCATTTATATTTCGTGTCACAACTTTATTAAAGACGACACGACCTAAAAACATAGGACAAGATGTTATTATTCCTgtctttcagaaaaaagaaatTTGTCCTGTTGAAACtttaaaacattatattcacCGAACTAAAGACTTAAGAAAAAgtagtaaattgtttatttcattcaGAACTTTAAAAGCTGTAACAAGCTGTTCAATTGCCAGATGGTTAAAATTGGTACTGTCTAATGCAGGCATAAATGTGTTGAAATTTAAAGCTCATTCATACAGATCTGCATCCTCTTCTGCAGCTAAAAGAGCAGGTATATCATTAAATGATATCCTGAAAACAGCAAATTGGGCATCAGCTCAGACCTTCAAAAAGTTTTACTGTAAGGATATTGAGGTAGACAATACAAATTCAAATTATGTTCATTCAGTGTTTAATCATACTTTTACAGCCTGATCATGTTGATGCTGACAATGACTTAGAGATACAGTTCCAGGGTTTTTCTACATCAGGAGATGTACTGTCTAAGGAACTAACAGATTGGAGATGGAGGAACCATTATTCCAGATGTTGATTCATAATAGTGAATAGTGAAAGGACATTTGCGATGATATCGCGTTGCGTGTATGGACATACATAAGATTTATAAACTAGTGATGGacattattattgtttttccAATTATATTGTGTGATGCATATTGATAGACAACAAGATTAAAAGAAttaatcatatatttttattttttctgtgttGTTACAAGAATTTTTAGATGAAAGATTTGCTCTATACTGGTTCTAACTAGACTATATTGGTATTTGATGAAATTTAAAAGTATGTGGAATAAAGACTTGAGAGCAAAGACTTGTCCGTcttaaacaaaaaattgtcagaaTGATCTGATTTTCAGATTAGTTTTGTGTTGGATATCTATATTTGGTGAATTTCTTTGTTTATATCTCTGTTCAAGTTTTTTACTGGTATTGTTCATGAGATTAGTTGGTTATTAATTTccatttatttcttattctgtTTTGGAAGTTGCATTTATTGGAGCTACAAAGAGTTCACTTATTAACCTGAGCAAGCCCAGGATTATGATATATAATGTTACCTTATCCAAGCATCATTTATGATGTGAAGGATAAGGTGCATTATATGAAGAAGCCAAAGGGCTTCGAGGGTTAATATGTACCCTCCCAAATTATATAATCAGTAATACGCCCGtcccaaaaataaatatttagacCAATAAATGCCAATAGCGGCTTTGGTTATTTAAAAAGAGGCTGGTCACTACTCTGCACGGGCTTATATAGTAGTGGTCAGACAAAAAATCACTCAGCTGTGAAAAAAGGCGTGCGGCCTTGACATAAAGTAAAGGTTCACTTATTAACCCTCGAAGCCCTTTGGCTTCTTCATATAATGCACCTTATCCTTCACATCATAAATGATGCTTGGATAAGGTAACAGTTTTATGTATGAACATTCTGGAATATTTGTTTGGTAAGATATGATGAATATACATAttctaaaaaaatctatacaaaaactgatataaaaaaaaaagattttaacacTATAAAATTCATTAGAAAAAGCAAAATATGTTCATTAGTTACATGTCTTTGATTTTGcatatttcaaagttttgtacatgaaaaaaaaattaacagtttGGAAATTTAATGTATGGCATCATAGAATTAAAGAGTAGAGAGGAAAAAAGAGATAAAGCTAGTTTAAAATAAactgaataaaaattaataaatagaaGTTAATAAATTATAAAGCTGTCTTGCTagttacaaaaacaaaaagtgcTGAGTTAGTAATAAAGATTTACATTTTAACTATTGGTCCAACTACCCAATCAATGTCATTCTTGGGAAAGTAGGATTAGTCTGGAAACATTCCCAATCACCGcctttttattattgatttgaaaAGGTGCATCACTCAAATTCCCCGAAGAGGTAGTTTAATTTATAATAGTTATTTCCCTTTAGCACCAAATTAGAGGGCAACATGCACAAATTCCTTTATAAATCTACCTAATTCAACTAGTTAATCGACTGCTACTAGACTTGTTCTGGTTGAGGGAATTTCTCAGTGTTGAAGACCccttggtggccttgggctgatTTTTGCTCTTTAgcctggttgttgtctctttgacaaattacCATTTCCAAATCTTAATTTTATGGTATTTGTTTTCTGAATACCTCATATAAACCATTCCTatgatcccggagtcccgataaaggtcctccCCCCCCTTCCGCCATAGCAGCCAAGGCAAATAACTCTTGAATCAAATTTCATTAAAGGAAACTGTATATTATATGAAGCCATGTCTATGAGTTTCATTAAAAAGTATCTCATtagtaaattatttttcatgatgaGGGGATATACTATTCCATCTGGAACTATATACATGTTAGGGTCCAGTTCAGAGATACAAATTCTGATAATTGAAGAGTTCAacaaaattctgaaaaattaTCTTACTATTTACTAAGAGAAACTATAAAATTATTACAGTCCTCTTTTCTCCagatcaaaaagttaaaaaaaattctaattccTTTTTTTTAGTATGGCAATTGTCAAAGCTAGCATCAGTAAGCCATGTTAACTTTTTTACTTACTTTTTTTGATTGGctattttttcataattataaatcagACTAAATTAGTTAAATGACGTAACTTATAAATAAGTCTTAACAGCATTTTAACAAGGGGAAATATTTTGTTGGTTCTTTCCAGCAACCCTGCCATGCATCTTTTCTTTACACCAGAAGCCTATCCTTGGCACAAATTCACTATTTCCAACTACTtcctaaatttgattttaaacttaCTGAATATAACTAGCGTCAGACCCatctatgataaaaatataataaattatgaTTCATCTAGTTTTCTAAATCTACATAAATTATTCTTATATAAAAATCTACTTGGGATGAGTAAGAATGACATTGACCTTTGACCCCAATCTAATACCTATGAAGCAGCTTATAACTCCAGATAAAATGCTGAAATAGAATACACAACAATCAAGTGTCAGTGATTAAAAAGCAAAAGATGAGGAGTGTGTACTGTAAACAGCAGGTCATTTGTCAACTGGTTACAAATATTGTACCTGACTGATTAGCCTGAGAGTCCATTGATGTAGTGACCTTGAAAAGGTACCAGTGTTTCTTCAAAATATGCACTGATACCATTTTATAGAAATGTGATTATCATTCCAAGTTGGCATTTCTTGCAATAATACAAGAATTTTCTGGGCTTACAGTCATAAATTTGGGTATTGAGTTATGACCCTTGGCACTAAAATTGATTTTACAGAAATATTGAATTCAAAGGGGGAATATCCATTGTTATGTTGATTTTGTTCAAACCAATTTTAGAGACGTACCAAttcaaaaatgtttcattgaacATCATCTTCCATGAATAAATAAGTTCAAACAAATTGTGCATGAAATTTCTGTGATATATTTgataaatctttgaaaaaaaggTTATAAGTATTCTCCTTGCCAACAAAGTATcgttaaacatgataaagtatcACTAGAGTCATCCAAAAATTAATCATAAACATTATTGCAATCTTTGagaattatgaataaaaaattcaGAATTGAAATTCTTGTTAAAAATCTTTTTATTGTAATCCCTGAATATATTAATCATCATTTAAATCATTGCCAAGATAACCTCCAAAATATCAGCATTATAAACCTTGCTAACATGGTCTTCAAAATAACTTAAAATACCAAGGTATGtcttgaaaaaaattaataaagggCCAATAAATTATGGAATAAAATACAACTGGGCTGAAAAACCCTGAGTATTTCAAAGAATCTCCAAGTTTTGTAAAGTTATTAATTATAAATATGACGATATTATCATTATGATCCTTGCCAATAAAGCAGATGTGTTAATGTAATGTGAGAACCAAGCAAGCAATCAGTCAGTTTATTACAAGAGAAGGCTCCAGCAGAGAGAGAGACTCCTGACCCACAGTTACAGTATATTATAATGAAGGCATCAAGACAGATGAAAGCGTCACACAGCAAAGATGCCATACCTATCAAATGCAAAATCAAGCAAGTCTTCATAGCTGACACCCTCCGAAGTTTTGTAGTTAGCTAGCATGAGTGGTGACACCTCCTCCGAGCTACCCCTATCTGAAATATTTCTACCAGCAAGTGTTAGTGTTTTGACCCAGAAAGGATCTTTTCGGTTGTAAAATCCAAGCTGTTCTAAATTGCACTTGACtttttgaaactgaaatttgacTCTTGGAAATGTTGAAGATTTAGATGATGTGTCTATTTTTAAAGTAGATGGCGGCGTTATATCATGTCCTTCAAAAACATCATCATCTTCATCTAGACCACTATCAAATGGTTTGTCATCAATTTGGTGTTTTTTAAGGGGCGGGGGTGGAGCAGGAGGAAGAGTTCGCTCATGCTGCGTCAATTTGGAGCTCTCCGACCATGCATAATTTCTAACCAATGACTGAGGTGTTGAATGCCCATCGATGCCGCTGTCGTCAATCTGAAGTGGAAACTTTCGTTCCCTCTTGGCACCAATGGGAGTTGAATGTCTTAATGGCATCCTGGGTGGTAATGGCAAGCTATTGCCATCTCCACTAACACTGTTAGACCGGGGTGGTATAGCAGGGGCTCTAGTGGGACTTGGTAAGTTAGTTGCATCTCTTTCTTTAACATGCTGAATGGTCCCTGAATCAACGCTCATTGAGTGATGCAAAGTTGGTATCTTAACATGTAATTTAGAATTATAAGTTTTATGATTCATACCTTGACCAACACGACCTCCACGTATGGGGATAGCACCACCTCTTAACATTCTTAAAGGGTTTGTTTCCACATCTTCATCCCCACCAGTGGATGAGGACATAGCTCCTTTACCAGGAATACCTTGGGGTTCACGAATATTACGAGAATGTCCTTCCTCACTACCGCTGATTACTCCTCTTTGATGATCAAGGGAGCGTCGTATTCTACTCTCCCTTGCAAGTTTATTCATAATTTCACGAGGGGAAGGTTCAGAAAAGTCCTCCCCTACAAAAAGACTCGAAGATTTATTGTAAGAATCCCTACGAGAATCATCCTGACGATTGACTTCTGTAGCACTATTTACTGACTCAGTACCAGAatcagtatgaacattgtctgaATCAGGTTCATCAATCCTTAATACTTCTACATTGTTTTTAATGTCTTCAGAGTCACACTCTGATGTTTGTTCACTAGAAGTGTCTAAAATTTTAGGTCTATATTCATCTTCTGGTAGTTTTACTTTCAGATCATATTCTTGAGGAATTTCTGGCGGTGGTTTTTGTGGACGAGGCACAGGTTCTACTCTCTGTATGATTTCTGGTCTAGGTTTTGGAGCAGGTATTGGTATATCAGATCGTTTGCTGTCAGGCCGTGGTTTTGGAACTGGTTTCTGATGATAACTCATCTCTGTTAAttgattaaaattcatttcaGGTGGTTCTAAATCAAAGTCATCTATCATTGCAAGAGGCACCCCATATGTACTATCTTGATGTACAGGAGTAACCTCCCTTCTTTCTGGTGTAACCTCTCTTTTcattggagttatttccctttttgcaGGAGTAATTTCTCTTTTTGCAGGAGTTATATCTCTCTTTGCAGGAATTATTTCTCTTTTTGCAGGAGTAATTTCTCTTCTAACTGGAGTTAACTCCCTTTTGACAGGAGTTACCTCTCTTTTAGGTGGAGTAACTTCCCTTTCTTCAGAGGAGTATGAAGTACCAGATTTTTCCTTCACAGAACCTCTCATAACTAACTGGTTATAAGCCTCCATTGCTCCAGGAGGAACACTTTCTACTTGATCTGCTTTATTTTTGATCTCCTCTGAGAAAGTACGTTGACGATCAAGTTTCGGACTACGTTTAAATGAGAATTTGAATCTTGATCCATTCTGTGGTGACCCTGAATCACTTTCTGAATCTGACTGATATTTATCAGGTGACGAAGGTTCTTGTGAAGATGACATATGAGAACGAGAACTTAATTCATTTGCCATGGCGATAGCATCATCTATCATTTTTTCATCAGATGCTGACATTGGTTTGACCTTGGCTTGTTTTCGTGGTTCTGGTTTCGGAGGCTCCCTGTTTCGAGGTTCCTGCAAGGCAAAAATTGAACATGCATAGTGATTACATAAATAGATACATGCTGTCTATAATAAAGATATTTTCATATACTCCAGACTTGATTATACTGAAGAAAAGCTGAAGATAATTTCTATAAGAAGAATATAATAATTACCCTATATCCCTTTTCTCCTAATGAgaatatacaatatttatatgtGAATGTattgtatatgtaaaaaaaaaagattatttaattCAGATTTATGATTTTTCAATCTGTCCATTCATCGATTGCTTGTATAGATTTATTGTTCCTTGTACGTCAGAGATTGTAAATTGAGCAACAGCAACATGCAATGCCATGCACATAATGATCACAGTTGAATATtttttgtgtatgtttttttaaagttttttttttctatcttataTCATAATACACTTTTTTAAAGCAAATTAAAGAGAAATATATGTTTCATTccatataatttaacaaaattttgcaGAGAAGAAAGATTGAACAGCTATAGCTATTAAGAGGAAGTAGAATTAGAGGCAGACATACTAGTCTAGGTGGTTGAACAGGAAGTGGTGGTGGTGGTGATTTTGATCCTCTCCCATTGGTCATCAGTTTAGGAGGCGATTCATGTTGAGGTGTTGTAGTTGCTGATGAATCATTTGAAGATGAGTTTGCCAACTTTGCCTCTTTGTCGTTTATTGCTTTCAATACTTCATCCATAAATGAAGGTCCGAAATCAAAAGAACTCTGTAAAATGTCAAGTTTTataattaaatatcaataaaaaaaaaaatttggtaaaTATACAGAAATGACATTTCAGACGGCAAtcttataacaacaaaaaaaacaacaaacaaaaacatgtagAGATCAGTGAAAGTTATTTAATAATAGACTATGCTTGCTGTGATATGGACAAATTATGAATAAATGTCAATACATTTAatgatttgcatttttttttaaatcaaaatcgcaatatttttctcaaaaacaaaaatttaattgtgTTTTATCTTATAACTAATGGTCTTGAATCAGGGAAGACTTGTGCCCACGTAAAACTGATTTTAACACCCATCATACGTTTTGCCTGTCCCTAGTCTGGTTATCTGTACCTTCCATTTTTAGTTGTAGTCTTTGTATTCAACTTTTTGGAGGAATCTGTATTGAAGGTTTatgtgattttttatttcattatctaATATTTTTGGTGATGTCTATTATAGTTTTTTTTGGCATTATCTaatttatcttttattaattACAGTGTATTCTGTTTATCCATCACACAAGAGGACCAGAAAAAAAGTTTGATTAAGCAGAGTattggaatactcaggtttttttcTGCAAAGATAGGCATATTTTGGGATAGCCCTAAGATGTTATGAGTCAAGGCATATTTTGGGATAGCCCTAAGATGTTATGAGTCAAGGCATATTTTGGGATAGCCCTAAGATGTTATGAATCATAGAATGTTAGTACAAACGTTtatatatgatttgttttttcATACCGACATGTCAGGCATTTTGAAGTCAGCAAATATAGAATCATCATCTATATCTTGATACTGGAAATCTCCACTATCGACCTCGTCTGTCCTTGTTACATATTGACTGTCTATAGATTCCTGACTTATCCAGGAGTGACCATTAGTACCCAGAGATCCATTCATATTATGTCCATTTTCATCTCTATTAAGACTCACAGTTGATATCCGACTTTCACCTTCTTTCCCTGGAAGATAGATCATAATCATAATTACTTACTATAATTGTAATTACTTCTTTCCTTTCAATAATCTATCCAGGttgtattttctatttttgaaCATCCATAAACTATATGGCCCTGTATTAACATGATTTTTTCATAGCATTTTCAAATTGACATATTTTAAGATGGATGTCTTTTTATCCTAAGCATGGAATTCTTTTTTCTATTAATCCTTAATTTCTCAATaattttttcaacattcatttcaaataaaatatatcttcaaATTCTGGTTATCACATCTACAATCTTAATAGATCACCATTAATTTCTACCCatacaataaatacaaaaatttaaagtaaatgtttctgTTTTAGGGTCTTTATGCTATGCAGACATATTTACAACAAAGGcttattttcattgttgaaagctaTACTGTGACCTGTATTTGTTGACTTTTATGTcaatttggtctctgatggagagtagtctcattggcaataatagctcatcttcttatttttacattagaatgttgttgtttttttctgcatattacaaaatgtataataaattATATCATAATGAAATATCTTTTATATGATTTTGCAAAATCTAAATACCAACCTGTACTAGCAACTTTGACTGGCAGTTTGTCGTAATTATCACCAATGAAACCAACATCACCGAAAATAGCACCATCGTAACCAATATGCCCTGTGTGACGAAGGTCATTCTGTGGACCACTGATCATCTCAGCATTGAACCGCCTTAATGACTTCCTGTTTGATTctgcaataaataaataataattttaatatattatggagatttttttatttaatgtttgaaGTCAAGTTCCTGAAAAGTAAAATGTAAACAGAAACAGAAATTGCTAAAAAcggaaaataaaattttattttaatgacatttttcAACAGAAATTGACGAAACtgattaataaaattaagtttcgAAATATTTCCTTTTACATACattgagaataaaaaataattcttatattAGTTTTAAAACTGATTAAATCATGTGTTAGCGTTGACTGTGTCATTGCATATTTCTGTGTATTATTTAAGCATGTGGCCATTCCCATACAATGGAAGCAATATCTGTGGTACAATATATACCTTTAAACCTGTGTCATATAACTATACATGTGTTTCATATTTatgtaaatatcaaataaaatatatgaggTTTACAGCTTTAACAATCTATAACATATGACAATTTCCttggaaaaaaaattgacttGGTATGAAAGCCCTTTGGTCAAAATTTATAAGAACAGAATTTACAGTGATACAGGAGTATCTTTAATGATGAACAGTAATATCTGTCTAAATTAACTGTATCCCTTGCTCAGGACTTTGTTTGGCATAGACACTAGTGTCCACATTTTACTGGTTTAATTACTACAGAATGTTCTTATTACACGAGATCAGATGGTTTAAATCAGTTAGTTttcactgttaaaatatttctctAAATTCTTAATAATTGACATCTTTTTATAACCCTGAACCTGGAAGTAACCTGTTAGTTTGGAAAAGGTCAAGGATCAGATATAGGGTTCACTCCATTCTAATGTAATTAGTAGAACAGCATGAAGCTTATTTTAGCTCACTTGAATTAATTATAATCAGTTGCAGTTAGCATAAAGCTTtttccttatttatttttaaggTTTCAAATTTCACATTTGGACATTATTCCGTTACTTTGCTGTTTAAAATCTGAGATGCAATGAACTTGAATTTTATTGACAGTTCAATAAACTGATAGCATTAAAACCTACACcatataccgtatagcgggttatttttgcAGGGTGTtaattttcgcggatagaacaaagTCTCCTAAATTAATTCCGCCAAATTAAATGTGTACAtacaaaggtattgataaaagttttgaatccgccaaaatattttgtataccttattcaatgaaaatcgcgaaattttacaccctaAAAAATAACTCACTATACGGTATAAGTTTAGTGAATGTAAcatccatttttactgaactCACGACAGAACAAATTTtgttttaggggccagctgaagccagCCTGTGGCTGTGGGATTTTCTTGCTATATTGAATACCAATTGGTACCCCTTGGTTGTTTTCTGCCCTTTGGTCAGGTTATTTCATGTGACATCATTTCTATCTTTAAAAGCCCATGCCCCACAGACAGATGATCTATTTTGGAGCTGAGACTCAGTTGTCAAAATTATGGTCCATTCTATCTAAGTATCTAATCAGGAGATCATGCTGCTCCAACTTGTTGAGGACCTGATTAATGACCATATTTTAAGTGATATTCTAATTTTTTGGCATTATGTGATAAGTCATAAGCTGTTGTCAATATTTTGTTATAGAAGCCACACTACACATCTATTTGTCCCTTCTCCAATCTTACCTTTCTTACCACCCTTTTTGGGGGATTTTTCTTTCTTGTCTGATTCTATAAATAGTATAACcaatcaaattgtaaaaataaagattttggcATAATTGGGGTCTATTGTAGCAAATAGGAGTTAAATCAAAATAGGATTATTCACTACAAAGCATctagctaattttttttttaaatacaacaaaaagtaaaatcttttATTCAGGAATTAATTGTAATATCTATTCctaattttttatcattaaaaatttGCAATTCTTTAAAATGATTGTTTTCTTATTTGCATTTTGGATACTTGTAGTAAATGTCTGTAGAATTTAACTCCTCTATTTAAATATATTCAATGTCTAAGTATGTAGAATACTAAACTACttataatattgtatttataaaaatgtaaaattaaagacTCGGCATGCTGGCATAGTTTCATTATATGACTGACAGTGGCTCTCTGCCAGCATGCAAAAGGTGCTCTTGTGCTGAAATAAATACTATTATGAAATGCATATACATCAAGCAATGATATGATTCTATTCTACAGTATAAATTGTAAGACCCTAAATTCCCAGCTTATaaaaagaagagaagaaaacttctaaatacagtataagaaaatcaGAATAAAAAATGAAGCATATCTAGATAGTAGTATTCCTTTTATCTAACTAAATAACCTAAATGCTTAAAAAATTTGGCTTgcaaaaaaaaccatacaaattGGTAATAAATGCAAGAAATAATAAAATCCAATATTAGTGTTATAAAAGGAACAATTGAATGTATaagagtaaaaaaatattaatgtaaataaaGATGATAGGCAAATATGTTCATAAAAATTACCcaaaaattttattataaatctCTTTAAAAAATTCCACAGCATGAAAGCAAAATTGAGTAAAATCAAAGGACAGGTACACTGATGATTTTATTGAGTGATCTATTTCATCATCTAAGTGATAGTAAGTCCTTGACTTATATTTTAGACTCATGTCTGGGTTCAACTTGAGGAAGTTCCAATTTGTTATCAGTATTTCTTGAAGATACTCATAGCAGTTTGTGGATAAAAGCATGATTATGATGTGTAACATTTTCTagcatttttgttcttttttcttaCCTTTCCTTACAAGTTTGACCATAGGTTGGTCTGAGTCagctttttcttttttagagTCTACATGAAAAATTTACTATTTATTTGGGGTTTCCAAATGGAAATTAAACCAATTTTGTTAATAGATAATAATAAGAAATCAAATATACTTGTTCACAAATAATTAagtgtaaaatttcattaatctgtaagacatttaaaaaaattattataacaaTTTAGACAAAATTTTCTagtaaaagaaagataactctattaTGAAAAGGGTCATAAAAAACAGGTGCACTGTATTTTTGGAAGTTTTTTAATGTGCATCTTAATCCTCTCTTAAATGGAGCTCTTCCCCTTAAACCacaattatcatttaaaaaaattgccattttcatttgaattgtgtTTTCAGTATGGCAAGCTGGGATAAAAGCAAGATAATGATTTGCAACATTTCCGAGCGGCTTTTTCTTACCTTTTCTTGAAAGTTTGACTTTAGGTGTGTCcaattctttttcctttttagagTCTATATGAAATAAGGATATTTTGTCTTTCACTTTTGGACTGATATTTTTAATAACCATTCACACAAAAAACCATGAATTTACCAAATTTTAATCattgaaaaataagttaatttCTATTTCTTTGTTATATTCAATACAATAATCTatagtttttgatttttgttgattTAAAGTTCacttcaaaaatgttaaaattagaAAAACGTGAAATGAAAGTTAAGGCTAATATATATTACTTTGTGAAAAGTGGTGTGTGAGAGCTTACCTTTTCGACTGAGTTTAATTTTAGGTGTATTTGATTCCTGGTTTTCTCTTTTAGAGTCTATGAAAACAAAGGAGTGCAAA
This genomic interval carries:
- the LOC143056612 gene encoding uncharacterized protein LOC143056612 isoform X32, with amino-acid sequence MTTEKSLLEFMEEAELDHYYQALKDQLKINAIHQLKYVEEEDLNDIGMTKPEMRRLKKMYKKEFPAGALGKLKKAILTRSGGDIGRSLSPSPPEQRSPRPSSYIRPPCKQIIPANSIQINKTLGEGEFGIVQQGLWTTETGEKVQVAIKCLTKEKMHTGTTEFLKEANIMQNVDHENIVRMYGVVLDKDDSLMLVTELAPMRSLLECLKEQSLRTDFPLPRLCDFAQEICDGMSYLESKRLIHRDLAARNILVFSKSKVKISDFGLSRALGIGKDYYQSNFSLNLKLPIAWCAPECINYLKFTSASDIWAFGVTLWEIFTYGFQPWAGLTGQQILESIDAPNCQRLERPDLCPKEYYQIMTKCWEHDPERRPLFSELFVMLPQMRPTQVKAMKDFPEVVVPKDFLYYKSYDVIYVLDKNPEDCPKSGFWKGVLGNGKCGYFDPANVMPIIEHKNSPSVSKSISRKESKRENGDAKIKLSRKESKRESGSSFFSNIRLSRKDSKRENQESNTPKIKLSRKDSKKEKELDTPKVKLSRKDSKKEKADSDQPMVKLVRKESDKKEKSPKKGGKKESNRKSLRRFNAEMISGPQNDLRHTGHIGYDGAIFGDVGFIGDNYDKLPVKVASTGKEGESRISTVSLNRDENGHNMNGSLGTNGHSWISQESIDSQYVTRTDEVDSGDFQYQDIDDDSIFADFKMPDMSSSFDFGPSFMDEVLKAINDKEAKLANSSSNDSSATTTPQHESPPKLMTNGRGSKSPPPPLPVQPPRLEPRNREPPKPEPRKQAKVKPMSASDEKMIDDAIAMANELSSRSHMSSSQEPSSPDKYQSDSESDSGSPQNGSRFKFSFKRSPKLDRQRTFSEEIKNKADQVESVPPGAMEAYNQLVMRGSVKEKSGTSYSSEEREVTPPKREVTPVKRELTPVRREITPAKREIIPAKRDITPAKREITPAKREITPMKREVTPERREVTPVHQDSTYGVPLAMIDDFDLEPPEMNFNQLTEMSYHQKPVPKPRPDSKRSDIPIPAPKPRPEIIQRVEPVPRPQKPPPEIPQEYDLKVKLPEDEYRPKILDTSSEQTSECDSEDIKNNVEVLRIDEPDSDNVHTDSGTESVNSATEVNRQDDSRRDSYNKSSSLFVGEDFSEPSPREIMNKLARESRIRRSLDHQRGVISGSEEGHSRNIREPQGIPGKGAMSSSTGGDEDVETNPLRMLRGGAIPIRGGRVGQGRRTARK